Proteins encoded together in one Passer domesticus isolate bPasDom1 chromosome 6, bPasDom1.hap1, whole genome shotgun sequence window:
- the LOC135301986 gene encoding inositol 1,4,5-trisphosphate receptor-interacting protein-like 1, which produces MTEVGMWDQEREKQRGKKNQEEKSALLAQDQPLATAPLQVSAGSRAGTQRPQEGAPGEGPGERWGQECRHEGSKRGLACPCLRQGAGRALGPCQLQLGALQGGRQRAVGSRSSAALTAEAAAQTMEPMVFLFMLLKSLIQYPQHVADALDEETRLRMEERAKHLEWERIHLEQEVEQLTQEQLKQVQLLQLLAVAVLLALLLVLWLIGWKNSLSREEDEQDNRGADEEEARNVAANEDNVGNEDVNEAAVAENNNDVANDVQEEEEDDFDDFLGEVVMERIQWPVQDLQRGCEWITDLMDNYTMYFGHVLANSFYPVLQRAIGVGSAFEGWSPREQDVVYSVLIPMTPPRGHSFHLELESEEQRHVRNFRVRVQLECTCSREQQAEDMLCFLHHPEEELSSNQDPSLLDTLCTGSYLDVQKTARWFYQLVRAVWPALPQSHNWHLRLMPSTRSCQFKVSYGQESFRIELFFGVRRGDSAIFVCSQPREAYTASTTWPESYAVAEVEFFKHIARQAPPDSLHLKCLQFFTRLPLGFSFSTYTMKTIVMHLLNITPVSEWRRRDLVVRLLDIINSLHLCLRAKCLHHFIVGNQRLPQDINLPADVQRAEPYNLLQHLAQQPAAHAHALYEYHILYKWFRRILLAEDLPDEGEELWL; this is translated from the exons ATGACAGAAGTGGGAATGTGGGaccaagaaagagaaaaacaacgGGGCAAGAAGAACCAAGAGGAAAAATCGGCACTGCTGGCCCAGGATCA gccctTGGCAACAGCCCCtctgcaggtctctgctggctcccgggcagggactcaaaggccgcaggaaggtgcccctggagaaggccctggagagcgctggggccaggagtgccgccatgagggcagcaagcggGGCCTGGCCTGTCCGTGCCTGCGGCAGGGCGCAGGGCGGGCGCTcgggccctgccagctgcagctgggagctctgcagggcggccggcagagagccgtgggctCCCGCAGCTCTGCGGCCCTCACggctgaggcagctgcccag acCATGGAGCCCATGGTATTCCTTTTCATGCTCTTAAAAAGCCTCATCCAGTACCCACAGCACGTGGCTGACGCTTTGGATGAGGAAACACGTCTGCGCATGGAAGAGCGTGCAAAGCATCTGGAATGGGAGAGGATTCatctggagcaggaggtggaacagctcacccaggagcagctgaagcaggTGCAGCTCTTGCAGCTTTTAGCTGTTGCTGTGCTCCTGGCCCTTCTCTTGGTCCTCTGGTTGATTGGGTGGAAAAACAGcctgagcagagaggaggaTGAACAAGACAACCGTGGGGCAGATGAAGAGGAAGCGCGCAATGTTGCGGCTAACGAAGACAACGTTGGCAATGAAGATGTCAATGAGGCTGCAGTTGCGGAAAACAACAACGATGTTGCAAATGATgtccaagaagaagaagaggatgaTTTTGacgatttccttggagaagttGTAATGGAGCGCATCCAGTGGCCTGTACAGgacctgcagagaggctgtgagtGGATAACTGACCTCATGGATAATTATACCATGTACTTTGGCCATGTTTTGGCCAACAGTTTCTACCCGGTCCTGCAACGAGCcatcggggtgggcagtgcctttgAAGGCTGGAGTCCCCGTGAGCAGGATGTCGTCTACAGCGTGCTCATCCCCATGACTCCTCCCCGGGGCCACAGCTtccacctggagctggagagtGAAGAGCAGAGGCACGTCAGGAACTTCCGTGTCCGCGTGCAGCTGGagtgcacctgcagcagggagcagcaggctgaggacatgctgtgcttcctgcaccaccccgaggaggagctgagcagcaatcaggatcccagcctcctAGACACCCTGTGCACCGGCTCCTACCTCGACGTGCAGAAAACTGCCCGCTGGTTTTACCAGCTGGTGAGAGCAGtctggccagctctgcctcagtcACACAACTGGCATTTAAGGCTGATGCCCTCCACACGCTCCTGCCAATTCAAGGTGTCCTACGGGCAGGAAAGCTTCAGGATTGAGCTTTTCTTCGGCGTGCGGAGAGGTGACTCAGCCATCTTTGTGTGCAGCCAGCCTAGAGAGGCctacacagcaagcacaacctGGCCCGAGTCCTACGCTGTGGCAGAGGTTGAGTTCTTCAAGCACATTGCCAGGCAGGCCCCCCCTGACAGCCTGCACCTCAAATGCCTGCAGTTCTTCACCCGTCTTCCTCTGGGCTTCAGCTTTTCCACctacaccatgaagaccatTGTCATGCACCTGCTCAACATCACACCCGTCTCAGAGTGGCGCAGGAGAGATCTCGTGGTACGACTGCTGGATATCATCAACAGCCTGCACTTATGTCTGCGAGCAAAATGCCTCCACCACTTCATTGTGGGCAACCAGAGGCTTCCTCAGGACATCAACTTACCCGCAGATGTCCAAAGAGCTGAGCCAtacaatctcctccagcacctggccCAGCAACCGGCTGCCCACGCCCATGCGCTCTATGAGTACCACATTCTCTACAAGTGGTTCAGAAGAATCCTTCTTGCTGAGGATTTACCGGATGAAGGGGAAGAGTTAtggctctga